The Pseudoalteromonas ruthenica genome has a window encoding:
- the dptH gene encoding DNA phosphorothioation-dependent restriction protein DptH: MSKKRYEDFLVEHFCKWAKTNLDGESRLQFRSPDDANSQRLYRALNKATNCSVSINTPEVNETFDAISFENAKLIPIVHSEQDDGYSENFISHLRDLVSSQEGNFKDCALVVVHNSYLDTLINSAKDLGARGEIWHPLTIKESLSELIDEIQGRDKVSQCLLNHRFKLIMQDGATMFGFAELFDALEDGVIQFDELGMFRDTTIVDWDDTAQIDKRLSRNHQLFENIHDIVERYPQELVEKLGDLELSEKFVNDYFTDREKWKELEFGQIQQEQRANKENLLAFEKESLGGLNFIARESKKERHLIIEVPAEQREFKLEASFVGGTLQRNELKLQHTKEPITLDVNNRSNKRSIAEAIGSFNNTPLFFSIDFKREKPQERFKYRILLVPEGAFYLDDLADIFLLSPRKDLITLQTNAGKVQVAQSGKAATVTQSNQIFQTSTISEIDFAQFANETDMLTFAIQSGEHILNFEVDGAVSSETLSLPMVLDTNLYNRLYNDEFNGLYNRAKEKVVRDGKDLTPKGQRKHVLNWEGQLQDQRLLASQVGMRPEVKLDDLALHYPELHQAYTKLFDYLELRKTLLSTSSWGPKLLNIVEEVVACYLSEVEKLETKSLLSPQANLLANIGIAQFNDREYITPYHPLTLAYFAQLVTAASSEDDASFGTLPSATLKRLNIEGLLPFVWHATQGFAYNQALAENRMWCELVTNKEANLDYVRPLVRQKANEFTKAFDVLFNQGAKETLYINSINNGDNTALFLGLVDYLKKYSPDQANRIHVNLYDKKLQRTYFDEFADAPSYDELKEIAQLGSEKDKADAVADMLKNRITYSKFKLGDDLESFNYAHISFVRNDTKVEPIPVDVQTEKTGVACHGLLAGETAYNEQNTYFTTYGLNGIASDDKPSLKLSGHFNNLAKAAWSSQKYETNNGLALKVAGELSQLLEHVYDNSVWTVIIDPKVTLDFFKAQKDAVLIHYSDNFSNSANYDAITVTKRRDLYDQVLSQGVKGLIDEFNAFNGEWLLKMITCNDNERKEKKSIIGAYKYVNCLLHQSDITWVPMSVAEMLRVAGNVGFKMSESEFSRFAQGFKSGAISDDVLFVGFKEGKMYLLPLEVKIGQKRSHGKGVKQAKELKRYLVENLFGRNDLAGHLYRGLFVRQILMQVDKFELYKVYAPGYFDELKANRAWWLQGDYQVADLAQYPQGFMMAFFENADYAKEEFVVEDDILQIKLPSANLNKFISTELQSLFENITSSSLCHIPEEYILRGDTSSVINDQSESLEPEVAATESTADDYEVQQTELQNVAEVKAPIVAPEAAVDEPLKVLVGHEIKDNSQVHWEPTNTAKFMNTNSGIIGTMGTGKTQCTKSVVTQLYRNQHQNVDGKPIGILIFDYKSDYVDEKFLNTTKGKKFNLHKLPYNPLSLFGDTPMLPVHTARGFSETMGRAFNLGTKQQLRLRKLISEAYDMAGIHKADQSTWSKAAPTMADLWSLFLDSDPAEDSLYAALESVCELEVFEDDNTKCMSLYDLVDGITVVELAGYPSEVQNLVVALTLDLFYSQMQKQGKPEVQGDFRQVTKLVLVDEADNFMSQNFPSLRKILKEGREYGVGVILSTQDITHFKTGENDYSAYILSWIVHRVAQIKNQDIKGIFNVDDKSEQELLMKNIRELEKHTSLYINGEKQIKRIKDKAFWELLSDA; the protein is encoded by the coding sequence ATGTCAAAAAAACGATATGAAGATTTTTTAGTTGAGCACTTCTGTAAATGGGCAAAAACAAATTTAGATGGGGAGAGTCGATTACAGTTTCGCTCTCCCGATGATGCCAACAGTCAGAGGCTCTATCGCGCCCTAAATAAAGCAACCAACTGCTCGGTCTCTATCAATACCCCGGAGGTTAATGAAACATTCGATGCGATTTCTTTTGAAAACGCAAAGCTTATTCCTATTGTGCATAGTGAACAGGATGATGGATACAGTGAAAACTTTATTTCACACTTACGGGATCTTGTTTCATCTCAAGAGGGTAACTTTAAAGACTGTGCGCTTGTAGTTGTTCACAACTCCTACCTAGATACCTTGATTAATTCAGCAAAAGACTTGGGTGCGCGTGGTGAAATATGGCACCCACTAACTATAAAAGAGTCGCTCAGCGAATTGATAGACGAGATTCAAGGCCGTGATAAGGTCTCTCAATGTTTACTTAATCACCGTTTTAAGCTCATCATGCAAGACGGTGCGACCATGTTTGGCTTCGCGGAGTTATTTGACGCATTGGAAGATGGAGTCATTCAGTTTGATGAGCTTGGTATGTTCCGCGACACTACAATTGTCGACTGGGACGATACAGCTCAGATAGATAAACGCTTGTCACGTAATCACCAACTGTTTGAAAATATCCATGATATCGTCGAGCGTTATCCCCAAGAATTAGTTGAAAAACTCGGCGATCTTGAACTAAGCGAAAAGTTCGTTAATGACTATTTCACGGATCGAGAAAAGTGGAAAGAACTTGAGTTTGGTCAAATTCAACAAGAGCAACGTGCGAATAAAGAAAACTTATTAGCATTTGAAAAAGAGTCCTTGGGTGGCTTGAACTTTATTGCTCGCGAAAGTAAAAAAGAGCGTCATCTGATCATTGAAGTCCCCGCTGAACAAAGAGAGTTCAAACTTGAAGCAAGTTTTGTTGGTGGAACGCTGCAAAGAAATGAGCTTAAATTACAGCACACTAAAGAGCCAATTACGCTCGACGTGAACAACCGCTCCAATAAGCGAAGTATCGCAGAAGCTATTGGTAGTTTTAATAACACGCCATTGTTTTTCAGTATCGACTTTAAGCGGGAAAAGCCGCAAGAGCGCTTTAAATATCGCATTTTATTAGTACCTGAAGGCGCTTTTTATCTTGATGACTTGGCTGATATCTTCTTGCTATCACCAAGGAAAGATTTAATTACATTGCAGACCAATGCGGGAAAAGTGCAGGTTGCTCAGTCCGGTAAAGCTGCGACAGTAACTCAATCAAATCAAATATTCCAAACCTCCACGATATCAGAAATCGACTTTGCTCAATTCGCTAATGAGACCGATATGCTTACCTTTGCCATTCAAAGTGGCGAGCATATTTTAAACTTTGAAGTTGATGGGGCAGTTTCGTCTGAAACCTTAAGTTTACCCATGGTGCTCGATACCAACTTATATAACCGTTTATACAATGACGAATTTAACGGGTTGTATAACAGGGCTAAAGAGAAGGTGGTACGCGACGGTAAAGATTTAACACCAAAAGGCCAGCGCAAGCATGTACTAAATTGGGAAGGGCAACTTCAAGATCAGCGCCTGCTCGCAAGCCAAGTGGGTATGCGACCAGAGGTGAAGCTCGATGATTTGGCTCTACACTACCCAGAGCTACATCAAGCATACACAAAGCTCTTTGATTATTTAGAGCTGCGCAAGACTCTGCTTAGTACCAGCTCTTGGGGGCCTAAACTACTCAACATAGTTGAAGAGGTCGTGGCTTGCTACTTATCTGAAGTGGAAAAACTCGAGACAAAATCTTTGCTGAGTCCACAAGCCAACTTATTAGCAAATATTGGTATTGCGCAGTTTAATGATCGTGAATACATCACGCCCTATCACCCATTGACGTTAGCTTACTTTGCTCAGTTAGTAACAGCGGCAAGTAGTGAAGACGATGCAAGTTTTGGCACATTACCAAGCGCCACCCTGAAAAGGCTGAATATCGAAGGTTTACTGCCTTTTGTATGGCATGCAACGCAAGGCTTTGCTTATAACCAAGCGCTAGCTGAAAATAGAATGTGGTGCGAGCTGGTGACCAACAAGGAGGCAAACCTTGATTATGTTAGGCCTCTAGTTCGTCAAAAAGCCAATGAGTTCACCAAAGCCTTTGATGTGCTTTTTAACCAAGGTGCAAAAGAAACGCTCTACATCAATTCGATCAACAATGGCGATAATACGGCTCTATTCTTAGGCCTAGTAGACTACTTGAAAAAGTATTCACCTGATCAAGCCAATCGTATTCATGTCAATCTTTACGATAAGAAGCTACAACGCACTTATTTTGACGAGTTTGCCGACGCCCCAAGCTATGACGAGCTTAAAGAGATTGCACAATTAGGAAGTGAAAAAGACAAAGCCGATGCGGTTGCAGACATGCTTAAAAACCGCATTACGTACAGCAAATTTAAGTTGGGTGATGATTTAGAAAGCTTTAATTATGCTCACATTAGCTTTGTTCGCAACGACACCAAAGTAGAGCCAATTCCTGTTGATGTGCAAACTGAAAAAACGGGTGTTGCTTGTCATGGTTTGCTTGCTGGTGAAACGGCGTACAACGAGCAAAATACCTATTTTACCACTTATGGCTTAAACGGTATTGCCAGCGACGATAAGCCTAGCCTTAAGCTTAGCGGCCACTTTAACAACCTAGCTAAAGCAGCATGGAGCAGCCAAAAGTACGAAACCAATAACGGACTAGCGCTCAAAGTAGCTGGTGAACTCTCGCAGTTGTTGGAACATGTATACGATAACTCAGTATGGACGGTGATCATTGACCCTAAAGTGACGTTAGACTTTTTTAAAGCACAAAAAGACGCAGTACTGATCCACTACTCAGATAACTTTTCTAACTCAGCAAACTATGATGCCATTACCGTAACCAAGCGTCGTGACTTATACGACCAAGTGTTATCTCAGGGCGTAAAAGGGTTAATTGACGAGTTTAATGCCTTTAACGGCGAATGGCTGCTGAAAATGATCACGTGCAACGACAATGAGCGTAAGGAAAAGAAAAGCATTATTGGAGCCTATAAATACGTGAATTGCCTGTTACACCAAAGCGATATTACTTGGGTACCCATGAGTGTGGCTGAAATGCTACGAGTAGCAGGTAATGTGGGCTTTAAAATGAGTGAAAGCGAATTCTCTCGTTTTGCTCAGGGGTTTAAGAGTGGTGCGATTTCCGATGACGTGCTATTTGTTGGTTTCAAAGAGGGCAAAATGTACTTATTGCCACTCGAAGTCAAAATTGGCCAAAAGCGCAGTCATGGTAAAGGGGTGAAACAAGCCAAAGAGCTCAAGCGCTACTTAGTCGAAAACTTGTTTGGCCGTAACGATTTAGCTGGGCATTTATATCGTGGCCTTTTTGTGCGACAGATTTTAATGCAAGTGGATAAGTTCGAGTTATACAAAGTCTACGCACCTGGCTATTTTGATGAGCTTAAAGCAAACCGCGCGTGGTGGCTGCAAGGGGATTACCAAGTAGCCGATTTAGCCCAGTACCCCCAAGGTTTTATGATGGCCTTTTTTGAAAATGCCGACTACGCCAAAGAAGAGTTTGTTGTTGAAGATGACATACTGCAAATAAAGCTCCCAAGCGCCAACTTAAATAAGTTCATCAGCACGGAGTTGCAGTCGCTATTTGAAAATATTACTAGCAGCTCGCTTTGTCATATCCCCGAAGAATATATTCTCCGTGGAGACACATCCTCGGTAATTAATGACCAAAGCGAGTCACTAGAGCCAGAAGTTGCGGCCACAGAATCTACGGCTGATGATTACGAGGTTCAACAGACTGAGCTACAAAATGTAGCGGAGGTTAAGGCTCCAATTGTGGCACCTGAGGCGGCAGTTGATGAGCCACTAAAAGTATTGGTTGGTCATGAAATTAAAGATAACTCGCAAGTGCATTGGGAGCCCACTAATACCGCCAAGTTTATGAATACCAACTCAGGTATTATTGGCACCATGGGCACGGGTAAAACTCAGTGTACTAAGTCAGTGGTAACGCAGCTTTACCGTAATCAACACCAAAATGTGGATGGTAAACCAATTGGTATTCTTATTTTCGATTATAAGTCTGACTACGTTGACGAGAAGTTCCTAAATACCACCAAGGGCAAAAAGTTTAACCTTCATAAACTTCCCTATAACCCGCTGAGTTTATTTGGCGATACACCCATGTTACCAGTGCACACGGCGCGAGGCTTTTCAGAAACCATGGGTAGAGCGTTTAACTTAGGCACGAAACAGCAACTTAGACTAAGAAAGCTAATTAGCGAAGCGTATGACATGGCAGGGATCCACAAAGCGGATCAATCTACGTGGAGCAAAGCTGCGCCGACCATGGCCGATTTATGGTCGTTATTCCTCGACAGCGACCCAGCTGAAGACTCCTTATACGCTGCGCTCGAAAGCGTGTGCGAACTTGAAGTATTTGAGGATGACAACACCAAGTGCATGTCACTTTATGACCTAGTAGACGGCATTACAGTTGTAGAACTGGCTGGTTACCCGAGTGAAGTTCAAAACTTAGTGGTAGCACTCACACTCGACTTATTCTATTCACAAATGCAAAAGCAAGGTAAGCCCGAAGTGCAAGGCGACTTTAGGCAAGTGACTAAACTGGTGCTGGTGGATGAAGCAGACAACTTTATGTCGCAAAACTTTCCAAGCCTGCGAAAAATTCTAAAAGAAGGGCGTGAATATGGTGTGGGTGTGATTTTATCAACCCAAGATATTACGCATTTTAAAACCGGTGAAAACGACTATTCAGCGTACATTTTAAGCTGGATTGTGCACCGTGTGGCACAAATTAAAAACCAAGATATTAAAGGTATTTTCAATGTGGATGATAAGTCAGAGCAAGAGCTACTGATGAAAAATATCCGCGAGCTAGAAAAGCATACCAGCCTTTATATCAACGGTGAAAAGCAAATTAAGCGTATTAAAGATAAAGCGTTTTGGGAGTTATTGAGTGACGCCTAA
- a CDS encoding AAA family ATPase: MKLKTLTLTNYRQFNSVNALQFSIDPQKNITVIHGENGAGKTSILNAFKWCFYGEVDFDSGTENLLNEQSIAEASPGDEVPCEVSVKFIHENTLYTAKRKQLHKKYEDDNIEKLGSSFFTLEWIDKDSGEKKASNNPETHINQILPKSLHSYFFFNGERIEKLASSSSSGDIKHAIKSIMGLQIIERGKKHLDEYVINSFRKEMKSHASESELAKAMEIEESLIAKLSSKNVELENLEKTHLQLQKSIKEIGNRLEEIKESALLQKRRDEIEERITTIRKELEDNKASLSLEISKKGFLGFFDKTAQSVKDVLDEKREKGELPYRIREQFIDDLLEDGYCICGTDISEGTEASSMLRRYKSKASSKSMEDAFIELSGSLQHIEPQRKSLFDAIKTLQVKRKNLDAERHKLIGELDTISNDVGVIEQAAHLEERRKGLDLQKYKTIESIGEVKSEIKKLDEELKGAEKSRKKLADSEQVKSVVKKRFDIAEESSIVLGKLLESLSDSIKTKLSERVNEVFQSIIRKNYWAEIDDNYALQIFKDISGRGKQVVTEKSTGESQITSLAFISCIVSLAKENEEKSNGLAQGGIFPIVMDSPFGSLDDDYRTLIAKYVPELAEQIIVFVSSSQWKGSVENEFSGAVNLHNSLIYYSPKLEGEETEFLKRSETFERTEISEGYYDR, translated from the coding sequence ATGAAACTAAAAACACTTACGCTTACTAACTATAGGCAATTTAACAGCGTAAATGCATTGCAATTCTCTATAGACCCTCAAAAGAACATTACTGTAATTCACGGTGAAAATGGTGCTGGTAAAACTTCAATTCTAAATGCTTTTAAGTGGTGCTTTTACGGTGAAGTAGACTTTGACTCAGGGACGGAAAATTTACTTAATGAGCAGTCAATAGCAGAAGCTAGTCCTGGTGACGAAGTACCGTGTGAAGTTTCTGTTAAATTTATTCATGAGAACACCCTTTATACTGCTAAACGAAAGCAACTGCATAAAAAGTATGAAGATGACAACATTGAAAAATTAGGTAGTTCATTTTTTACTTTGGAGTGGATTGATAAAGACTCTGGCGAAAAGAAAGCATCTAATAATCCTGAAACGCATATAAATCAGATTTTACCTAAATCACTTCACAGTTACTTTTTCTTCAATGGTGAAAGGATAGAAAAATTGGCTAGCTCATCTTCGTCAGGAGATATTAAACATGCGATAAAATCAATTATGGGACTTCAAATAATTGAGAGAGGCAAAAAGCATCTTGATGAATATGTGATTAATTCTTTTAGAAAAGAAATGAAATCTCATGCAAGTGAATCTGAGTTGGCTAAGGCAATGGAAATAGAAGAGAGCCTAATTGCAAAGCTGAGCAGCAAAAATGTTGAGCTGGAAAACTTGGAAAAAACACATTTGCAGTTACAAAAATCAATAAAGGAAATAGGAAACCGCCTAGAAGAAATTAAAGAATCTGCACTGCTGCAAAAAAGGCGAGATGAAATAGAAGAAAGAATTACAACAATAAGAAAAGAACTTGAAGACAACAAAGCGTCTCTTAGCCTCGAAATATCAAAGAAAGGCTTTTTAGGCTTTTTTGATAAGACTGCACAGTCTGTAAAAGATGTTCTAGACGAGAAGAGAGAAAAAGGTGAATTGCCTTATAGGATAAGAGAGCAATTTATTGATGACTTACTAGAAGATGGATATTGCATTTGCGGAACTGATATTTCAGAAGGAACTGAAGCATCATCAATGCTTAGACGATATAAATCAAAAGCTTCTTCAAAGTCTATGGAGGATGCATTTATAGAGCTTTCAGGAAGTCTGCAACACATAGAGCCGCAAAGAAAATCTCTATTTGATGCTATTAAGACACTGCAAGTAAAAAGGAAAAACTTAGATGCTGAAAGACATAAATTAATAGGTGAATTGGATACTATTTCGAATGATGTCGGAGTTATTGAACAAGCAGCGCATCTGGAAGAGCGAAGAAAAGGACTAGATCTACAAAAATATAAAACTATTGAATCTATTGGTGAAGTTAAGAGTGAAATTAAGAAGCTTGATGAGGAGCTAAAGGGAGCTGAAAAATCGAGAAAAAAATTAGCTGATAGTGAACAAGTAAAGTCTGTTGTTAAAAAGAGGTTCGACATAGCAGAAGAAAGTTCAATAGTATTAGGTAAACTCTTAGAGTCATTATCCGATAGCATAAAAACTAAATTGTCTGAACGTGTTAATGAAGTATTTCAAAGCATAATCAGAAAAAACTATTGGGCCGAAATTGACGACAACTATGCATTGCAAATATTTAAAGATATCTCTGGCAGAGGTAAACAAGTTGTAACTGAAAAGTCTACTGGCGAGAGCCAAATAACTAGTTTGGCTTTTATATCGTGTATTGTTAGCTTGGCTAAAGAAAATGAAGAAAAGTCTAATGGCCTGGCCCAAGGTGGAATTTTTCCTATCGTAATGGACTCTCCCTTCGGTTCTTTAGATGATGATTACAGAACGCTTATAGCTAAGTACGTACCGGAGTTAGCTGAGCAAATAATCGTATTTGTATCTTCTTCACAATGGAAAGGATCTGTGGAAAATGAGTTTTCAGGGGCCGTAAACTTGCACAACAGTCTGATTTATTACTCTCCTAAACTAGAGGGAGAAGAAACAGAGTTTTTAAAAAGAAGCGAGACCTTTGAAAGGACTGAAATTAGCGAGGGATACTATGACCGATAG
- a CDS encoding DNA phosphorothioation-associated protein 4, translating to MTDRVRKPEKYDSLLKLLKDEEKVFSSYKDILVFAACLAKSRGQIREQFSKSSEPIPIHVFNGEFDIAVMNSIAITEPDECEVHFLSDDNHDRKVLIFEEYAAAGLKIISEEVLDRGKSILDSFVELLADEEADSSVIDDISSLTL from the coding sequence ATGACCGATAGAGTAAGAAAGCCAGAAAAATATGACTCGTTACTTAAGCTACTTAAAGATGAAGAAAAGGTATTTTCCTCGTACAAAGATATTTTAGTTTTTGCAGCATGTTTAGCTAAATCTAGAGGACAAATAAGAGAGCAATTTTCTAAATCGTCAGAGCCGATTCCAATTCATGTGTTTAATGGTGAATTTGATATAGCGGTAATGAACAGTATTGCTATAACAGAGCCAGATGAGTGCGAAGTACATTTTTTGTCAGATGACAATCACGATAGAAAAGTCCTAATCTTTGAAGAATATGCGGCAGCAGGGTTAAAAATTATTAGTGAAGAAGTTTTAGATAGAGGAAAGAGCATTCTAGACTCTTTCGTCGAGCTACTAGCTGATGAAGAAGCTGATAGCAGCGTTATCGATGATATATCCTCTTTAACACTGTAG
- a CDS encoding sigma factor-like helix-turn-helix DNA-binding protein: MRKTFKFSPAIIHVDRRGNEVNGRIVYNIPFQEALSLFPFTFRKNEGYFVTEEEFQNFEKNNPTDAIEFCIQELNVDDVCTPQESATNNNQKQNTCVQSHNPESIREDLIPKLKELLDSNLVSCSVRTANIIKIAFANQTTLYSDELTQNIRTKFANCGEKSEKEIRALISEYDLKQDLIGNHQTYDELDDDMDLMPKLLNLIEQKKATCSVRTSNIIKNAVEAHNTLFKSDLSGSFKYKFAHCGRKSEEEIRNLIDEHITSGIENDGSSFISGCFTQDLLNLKPVKDDRFLASLFRLYPSDLRLPKLIEEIISNAFNSAPNLAYCQYLVLKDLILSDSKFININSEEITVNTFREALEDIYKLNSAEEIKLELSDLLNGVCIQDSTYKQIEAIYLAQLDTIRNCDISDYQALRKLIPEAVFKNERGVGCIVGRLLATEKLTLEELGEIYGVTRERIRQIEKATTSKLLLSKTAYCWLLLEMFLSRQSEYLKKSLAIKSGIIHKNQVEDLFESFPSWVKNLLRIKDGYQSALSAVSTRRNDFFVLENFFEYYESKIENSAWFKHICEVLSLTHTTNAEIKSLAPFLSEEAITFFKSNKQTLSIEKSIEDICASVVNFHGYPMKMEEVYSKYSDEVRDPRDMRTVANIIMDSEQFLIMDRGTYGTYDILPFKGDVVKRIRDLSFSHLSSNLEKKYISAADLHKILSSRVAIDKVSRYAIYGILQDDKRFYCHRYGLKIGLSSNFSESDLIAFGEILTNSLLKCGPLSVKDMQIQANQIGDYHDQTIVTELARSNHIVRLERGLYGLIGKHISILDLACAEYISLFYLQKKNRTIHFILEKIEKFHKKLEYETLLDYLRKNSVNIEVSDDFLKITSPIELSSWTPSFHAISNLSEIQSRIREIHRELTLQDDQEDEGLNSSAIIKELGF, from the coding sequence ATGAGAAAAACATTTAAATTTTCTCCAGCAATTATTCATGTAGATAGAAGAGGTAACGAAGTAAACGGACGTATTGTTTACAATATTCCTTTTCAAGAAGCACTCTCACTGTTTCCTTTTACATTCCGTAAAAATGAAGGCTACTTTGTTACGGAAGAGGAATTCCAGAATTTTGAGAAAAATAATCCCACGGATGCAATTGAGTTTTGCATTCAGGAATTAAATGTGGATGATGTATGCACTCCTCAAGAATCAGCTACCAATAATAATCAAAAACAAAATACCTGCGTTCAGAGCCATAATCCTGAATCCATAAGGGAAGATCTTATTCCTAAACTCAAGGAACTATTAGACTCTAACTTAGTGTCATGCTCTGTCAGAACGGCAAACATCATTAAAATAGCATTTGCCAACCAAACTACGCTTTATAGTGACGAGCTTACCCAAAACATTAGAACAAAGTTTGCTAACTGTGGTGAAAAGTCAGAAAAAGAAATCAGGGCATTAATTTCAGAATATGACTTAAAACAGGATCTTATTGGAAATCATCAAACATACGATGAACTTGATGATGACATGGATTTGATGCCCAAACTACTAAACCTCATAGAACAAAAAAAAGCTACTTGCTCGGTAAGAACGTCAAATATCATTAAAAATGCCGTAGAAGCCCATAACACGTTATTTAAGTCAGACCTAAGCGGTAGTTTCAAATACAAGTTTGCTCATTGCGGAAGAAAGTCGGAAGAAGAAATAAGAAACTTAATAGACGAGCACATTACTTCAGGCATTGAAAATGATGGTTCATCTTTTATTTCAGGTTGCTTTACCCAGGACTTATTAAACCTAAAGCCTGTGAAGGATGATAGGTTTTTAGCCTCTCTTTTTAGACTCTACCCCTCGGATCTGCGTTTACCTAAACTTATAGAAGAAATAATTTCTAACGCCTTTAATAGTGCTCCGAATTTGGCTTATTGCCAATATTTAGTCCTTAAAGACCTAATTTTGAGTGATTCAAAATTTATAAATATAAATTCTGAAGAGATCACTGTTAATACTTTTAGAGAAGCTTTAGAAGACATATACAAGCTAAACTCTGCTGAAGAAATCAAATTGGAATTGTCAGACCTGTTAAATGGTGTGTGCATACAAGATTCGACATATAAACAGATCGAGGCCATATATCTAGCTCAACTAGACACAATCCGTAACTGCGACATTTCAGACTACCAAGCGTTGAGAAAGCTCATACCAGAGGCAGTTTTTAAAAATGAAAGAGGAGTTGGTTGTATTGTAGGACGATTATTAGCCACAGAAAAATTGACTCTTGAGGAGTTAGGTGAGATTTACGGAGTAACCAGAGAAAGAATTAGGCAAATTGAAAAAGCCACAACAAGCAAATTACTCCTATCAAAAACAGCGTATTGCTGGCTTTTACTTGAAATGTTTTTGTCCAGGCAAAGTGAATATTTAAAGAAGTCATTAGCAATAAAATCTGGAATCATTCATAAAAATCAAGTTGAAGACCTATTTGAATCATTTCCTAGCTGGGTTAAAAACCTATTAAGAATAAAGGATGGCTATCAAAGTGCCTTAAGTGCAGTTAGCACACGTCGTAATGATTTCTTCGTTTTAGAGAACTTCTTTGAGTATTACGAAAGCAAAATAGAAAATTCAGCTTGGTTTAAACATATTTGTGAAGTTCTATCATTAACTCATACAACTAATGCTGAAATAAAAAGTTTAGCGCCTTTTTTAAGCGAAGAAGCAATTACTTTTTTTAAATCTAATAAGCAGACGTTATCTATAGAAAAGTCTATAGAAGATATTTGTGCTAGCGTTGTTAACTTTCACGGATATCCGATGAAAATGGAAGAGGTCTATTCTAAGTATAGTGATGAAGTCCGTGACCCCAGAGATATGCGGACTGTGGCTAATATTATTATGGACTCAGAGCAGTTTTTGATAATGGATCGTGGGACGTACGGAACATATGATATTTTACCTTTTAAAGGTGATGTCGTTAAAAGGATTCGTGATTTATCTTTTAGTCATCTTAGCTCAAACCTTGAAAAGAAATATATTTCAGCGGCCGACTTGCATAAGATATTATCTAGTCGTGTTGCTATAGATAAAGTGTCCCGATATGCCATATATGGCATATTACAAGACGATAAGAGGTTTTATTGTCATCGATATGGACTGAAAATTGGCCTAAGCAGTAACTTCTCAGAAAGTGATTTGATCGCATTCGGAGAAATTTTAACTAACTCTTTGTTGAAGTGTGGGCCTTTGTCTGTAAAAGACATGCAAATTCAAGCGAATCAAATAGGAGATTATCACGACCAAACTATAGTTACAGAGCTTGCGCGAAGTAACCATATTGTAAGGTTAGAACGTGGTTTATATGGCTTAATTGGTAAGCATATAAGTATCTTAGACTTAGCCTGTGCTGAATATATTAGCTTGTTTTATTTACAGAAAAAGAATAGAACAATTCATTTTATATTGGAAAAAATAGAAAAGTTCCACAAAAAGTTAGAGTACGAAACTCTATTAGACTACCTAAGAAAGAATTCAGTTAACATTGAAGTTTCCGATGACTTTTTGAAAATAACTAGTCCTATTGAATTAAGCTCTTGGACTCCATCTTTCCACGCAATTTCAAACCTATCAGAAATTCAAAGTCGCATTAGAGAAATCCATAGAGAATTGACGCTACAAGACGATCAGGAAGACGAAGGATTAAACTCTTCAGCAATAATTAAGGAGTTAGGGTTTTAA